One genomic window of Arachis stenosperma cultivar V10309 chromosome 10, arast.V10309.gnm1.PFL2, whole genome shotgun sequence includes the following:
- the LOC130956464 gene encoding uncharacterized protein LOC130956464, with protein MAWTLRPFTVMCIVTLLMNAVSCIPSIEFDSMLESLRERGYDLFCNAIVTSDLQFDIFAYENQRRQEEEEEEGNSTRTNSNARNTFTFFAPTDASLFALDMTQTASSYTDTLRFHVVPRRLSVTELRRLPEGYGLPTLLSKRRLEVTRSPAYAFGISVGGVEIAFPGLFYGRYVAVHGLSGILSLRSNAVSGVSSVPPSPPPVVPPSLERGPVGVPPVASAGRRWRNNPNRPDKRTFLAPNSPPARPVPKGISFNVTDQRRHHPPVEVPAPAPNAVSRRAPPPTSPVMGRINAPLPGPAADSPTSLDIAPVMTPVAATPIYPPEGFSDAPIEEKPSVSVTESWGGELEGVVEMPKNTLLDENITRNCDLEGSGPMDNADQPRIMQCYAS; from the coding sequence ATGGCGTGGACCCTCCGTCCATTCACCGTGATGTGCATCGTAACCTTGCTGATGAACGCCGTGAGCTGCATTCCGAGCATAGAGTTCGATTCAATGCTGGAGAGTCTACGGGAGCGAGGGTACGACCTCTTCTGCAACGCAATCGTGACCTCTGATCTGCAATTCGACATTTTTGCTTACGAGAATCAGAGAaggcaagaagaagaagaagaagaaggaaacaGCACAAGAACTAACAGCAATGCGCGCAACACCTTCACGTTTTTCGCGCCAACCGATGCTTCCCTTTTTGCCCTCGATATGACGCAAACGGCGTCATCTTACACAGATACACTCCGATTCCACGTCGTACCTCGCCGCCTCTCCGTCACCGAGCTCCGCCGCCTCCCTGAAGGCTACGGCCTCCCCACTCTCCTCTCCAAGCGCCGCCTCGAGGTCACCCGCAGCCCCGCCTATGCCTTCGGCATCTCCGTCGGCGGCGTTGAGATCGCCTTCCCCGGCCTCTTTTACGGCCGATACGTCGCCGTTCACGGCCTCTCCGGGATCCTAAGCCTCCGATCGAACGCTGTCTCTGGTGTTTCCTCTGTTCCCCCTTCTCCGCCGCCGGTGGTACCTCCTTCTCTGGAACGGGGGCCCGTGGGGGTTCCTCCGGTTGCTTCCGCCGGTCGCCGGTGGAGAAATAATCCTAACAGGCCGGACAAAAGAACGTTTCTTGCTCCTAATTCTCCTCCTGCGCGTCCGGTGCCGAAGGGGATTTCGTTCAACGTCACGGACCAGCGGCGACATCATCCTCCGGTTGAAGTTCCAGCGCCTGCACCCAACGCCGTCAGCAGGCGAGCTCCTCCGCCTACTTCTCCAGTAATGGGAAGGATTAATGCTCCACTTCCCGGACCTGCAGCTGATTCTCCTACGAGTCTTGATATTGCTCCCGTCATGACGCCGGTGGCTGCGACTCCGATATATCCACCGGAGGGGTTTTCAGACGCGCCGATTGAAGAGAAACCTAGTGTTTCGGTTACGGAAAGTTGGGGTGGTGAATTGGAAGGAGTAGTAGAAATGCCGAAGAATACGTTATTAGACGAAAACATCACCAGAAATTGTGACTTAGAAGGGAGTGGTCCCATGGATAATGCTGATCAGCCTCGCATCATGCAGTGTTACGCTTCCTAG